The following are from one region of the Etheostoma spectabile isolate EspeVRDwgs_2016 chromosome 15, UIUC_Espe_1.0, whole genome shotgun sequence genome:
- the LOC116703116 gene encoding arf-GAP with dual PH domain-containing protein 1 produces MASDQESNRQRLKQLLGKPGNGNCADCGAANPEWASYTLGVFVCLSCSGLHRNIAQISKVKSVLLDPWSSTELEFMDSVGNNAAKAKYEQIVPAFYYRPTHKDCTLLREQWIRAKYERKEFLCVERQEPYSAGYREGFLWKRGRDKGQYLSRKFILSEREGVLKYFIKHDAREPKTIMKINTLNATFQPTKIGTANGLQITYLKDNSTRNIFVYQEDGKEMVDWFNAIRAARFHYMQVAFPGASTSELLPKLTRNFVKEGYMEKTGPKHTEGFKKRWFTLDDRRLMYFKDPLDAYARGEVFIGSSENSYTTLPGLPPNIQGYHWQFGITIVTPDRKFLLVCETEEDQKDWIAALQTVINRPMLPQEYAVQAYFKHKP; encoded by the exons ATGGCTTCGGATCAAGAAAGCAACAGGCAGCGTTTGAAACAGCTTCTGGGGAAACCTGGGAATGGAAACTGTGCCGACTGCGGGGCTGCAA ATCCAGAGTGGGCATCCTATACCCtgggagtgtttgtgtgtctcagcTGCTCCGGCCTTCATAGAAACATTGCTCAGATCAGCAAGGTAAAATCTGTCCTGCTGGATCCCTGGAGCTCCACTGAGTTGGAG TTTATGGACTCTGTGGGCAACAATGCTGCCAAGGCCAAATATGAACAGATAGTTCCTGCCTTCTACTACAGACCTACACACAAAGACTGCAC ACTCCTGCGGGAACAATGGATCCGAGCCAAGTACGAGAGGAAAGAATTCTTGTGTGTAGAGAGGCAGGAGCCCTACTCGGCAG GCTACAGAGAGGGGTTTCTATGGAAACGAGGCAGAGACAAAGGACAGTACCTCAGCCGGAAATTTATTCTGTCTGAACGGGAAGGTGTTTTGAAGTACTTCATCAAGCACGAT GCCAGAGAGCCTAAAACGATAATGAAGATCAATACTTTGAATGCCACTTTCCAACCAACAAAAATCGGTACTGCCAATGGTCTGCAGATAACCTATTTGAAGGACAACAGCACTAGGAATATCTTTGTTTACCAGGAGGATGGAAAG GAAATGGTGGACTGGTTCAACGCCATCAGAGCAGCCAGGTTTCACTACATGCAGGTGGCATTTCCTGGAGCTTCCACCTCTGAA TTGTTACCAAAGCTAACCAGGAACTTCGTAAAGGAGGGATACATGGAGAAGACTGGTCCAAAG cacacagagggtttcaaGAAGAGATGGTTCACCTTGGATGACAGGAGGCTCATGTACTTCAAAGATCCACTG GATGCCTATGCACGAGGCGAGGTGTTCATTGGAAGCAGTGAAAACAGCTATACAACGCTGCCCGGCCTCCCGCCGAACATTCAGGGCTACCATTGGCAGTTTGGAATTACCATAGTTACCCCAGACAGGAAGTTTCTACTTGTGTGCGAGACTGAAGAGGATCAGAAAGATTGGATCGCTGCATTACAGACTGTTATCAACAGACCAATGCTGCCCCAGGAGTATGCAG TGCAGGCCTATTTTAAGCACAAACCGTGA